Below is a genomic region from Methanosphaera sp. ISO3-F5.
GTTCACGTTCGCCCCGACTGAGGTTATTGTTTTCATCGGATATTATAGTATCATACTGTTCTGGTAGTTTCATTATGAATTCATGGCTTCCTACTTCTTTTGCTGCTTTAACTATGTCTTCGTGACTTATATTGTCTGTTGAATAGGCTATGTTTTCCATGACACTAGCAGTATATAACTGATTATTTTCTGATAGTATTGTGCAGGACTCTATTATGTTCTTTTGTGGTATATTGGTTATGTTCTTGCCATCTAATAGTATTTCACCTGAGTCTATTTCATAGAACTTTGTTAACAGGTTTGTGATGGTTGATTTTCCACTAGATACTTTACCTTTAACTATTGTTTTAGTTTTGTCACCTATTTTAAAGTTCACATTATCCAATATTTTCTTGTCATCATAACTGAATGAAACGTTCTTGAATTCGATTTCTCCATGGGATATGTTTTCAACTTTTTCGATATTTTCTTCTTCGTCAGGTTCATGCAGAAAATCATATATTTTTATGAAGCTGGAATATGCTGTCTGTACTTCCCGTAATGTTTTTCCAAAGTATTTAAGTTGGTTAATGATTATCTGTCCATATAATATTAATTCTAGCACAATATTAAGTGTTATTGTTTTATCAAATAACATGATTATAGCAATTACGTATATTATGATGTAGACGAGGTTAGACATTAATAAGGATATTGGTTCAATAAGTACTGCTCTGGTAGTTGCGTTACTGAAAGCTTTTTTATCTAGGAGGTTTAGTTTGTCAAATCTGTCTTCACTATAACTGTTATTGTCATCCTTGTTTACTACTGTTTTGTTCAGGAGCGTATCTCCTATTACGGATATCATTTTACCCATGTATTCTCGTGATTCCTTCATGTAATCTATAGCATACTTGTTGATTAGTGCAATAAATATGAAGCTCACTATCATTATTAACAGGTACCATTTGGTTAATTCCCAGTCAAGCATTAACATCATAAATACTGCCAGTATTAATAACAGCATTTTAGAGATTATTGTTGATAATTTAACACCAACAAATCCCCGTATGACAAGAGTATCATGGTTGATTCTAGACATAATTTCTCCTGAATTGGTGTCATTCAGGTATTTGTAGTTAATGCTGTGAACTTTTTTATCAATTCTTTCACGTAAATCTAATGTAATCTTATCACTTACAGGATAGGTTATGTACGTAATAACTATTTTAAGAATATACGTTATCAGGATAAGTACGGTTGCCTCAATTAGTAGATTAGTAAATTTTGATGAGAAAAATATTGTACTTCCAACCTTATAATCTCCAAACATGTTAATTACTTTTCCTAATATTTTAGGCAAGTAAATGGCACTTAATGAGTATATTAGTACTAATGTGGTGATTATTATAAATCGTAGACTATGTGGCTTTAATAGTTTCTCTAAGAAATGTATAAAATCATAATAATCTGCAGGTTTCTTCATAATAACATCCCCTTATCTGTATTAACCAGGTTTTTATAATATTCTGAATTTTCTATTAATTCTGAATGTGTGCCTATAGTACTAATTTTTCCATCATCCAATAGTATTATTTTATCCATGTTTTCGAGTATTTCAATGTTGTCTGTTACAAGAATTATTGTCTTATTCTTTAAATGTTCCTTAATCTTTTTGAACATCTTGTACTGTGAATTTTTATCATAGGTATTGAACACATTATCAAATAGGTATATGTCAGCCTTTTTCACTAGGCAACGCATTATGTTCAGCCTACTTTTTA
It encodes:
- a CDS encoding ABC transporter ATP-binding protein: MKKPADYYDFIHFLEKLLKPHSLRFIIITTLVLIYSLSAIYLPKILGKVINMFGDYKVGSTIFFSSKFTNLLIEATVLILITYILKIVITYITYPVSDKITLDLRERIDKKVHSINYKYLNDTNSGEIMSRINHDTLVIRGFVGVKLSTIISKMLLLILAVFMMLMLDWELTKWYLLIMIVSFIFIALINKYAIDYMKESREYMGKMISVIGDTLLNKTVVNKDDNNSYSEDRFDKLNLLDKKAFSNATTRAVLIEPISLLMSNLVYIIIYVIAIIMLFDKTITLNIVLELILYGQIIINQLKYFGKTLREVQTAYSSFIKIYDFLHEPDEEENIEKVENISHGEIEFKNVSFSYDDKKILDNVNFKIGDKTKTIVKGKVSSGKSTITNLLTKFYEIDSGEILLDGKNITNIPQKNIIESCTILSENNQLYTASVMENIAYSTDNISHEDIVKAAKEVGSHEFIMKLPEQYDTIISDENNNLSRGERELILLTRAYVKESKILIIDNVMSNIDNITKQKAIQSLRKLMQNKTTIILTDEIQCEYDNIIQI